In the Brucella anthropi ATCC 49188 genome, one interval contains:
- a CDS encoding DUF1214 domain-containing protein translates to MFKRIFNSAIVLVLALGGGIWSVDKVLDRFEGFGELRVGVWSAYPAAGTPDADPYSKARAARKAYLALGTAEGLPFYARSDNSGRTLRRGCTYRLSGLTPPARFWTVFPASPDLEPIPPREGLQAALHSREVLYDDDGSVTITIGPDAASGNWLPVEGSGDFVLVMTLYDTPAASSSGLSDLVMPGLTRVPGANKGACRG, encoded by the coding sequence ATGTTCAAAAGGATATTCAACTCGGCGATTGTGCTTGTGCTGGCGCTTGGCGGCGGCATCTGGAGCGTCGACAAGGTTCTCGACCGGTTTGAAGGTTTCGGAGAACTTCGTGTCGGGGTCTGGAGCGCCTATCCGGCGGCAGGCACACCCGATGCCGACCCCTATTCGAAGGCCCGCGCGGCCCGCAAAGCCTATCTGGCGCTTGGAACGGCGGAAGGTCTTCCATTCTATGCGCGCAGCGACAACAGCGGGCGCACCCTCAGGCGCGGCTGCACCTATCGCCTGAGTGGCTTGACGCCACCGGCCCGATTCTGGACCGTCTTTCCCGCCTCACCTGATCTCGAACCGATCCCGCCGCGCGAAGGACTGCAGGCAGCGCTGCATTCCCGCGAAGTGCTTTATGACGATGACGGCAGCGTCACAATCACCATCGGCCCCGATGCAGCTTCCGGCAACTGGTTGCCAGTGGAAGGAAGCGGCGATTTCGTTCTTGTCATGACGCTCTATGATACGCCTGCGGCATCATCCTCCGGCCTCTCCGATCTGGTGATGCCAGGTCTCACCCGTGTTCCGGGTGCAAACAAGGGGGCGTGCCGTGGCTAG
- a CDS encoding ATP-binding protein, which translates to MALVVVATFIGSLYGEAARSNFERLLTAHLFSLVGAVSTSGEGSLQGRPELGELRYSSPLSGWYWSVDPVTPNLTGKLQSPSLIGRIVPEMPVSQAPFDSSFMRSYTLPGLNGEELFIVETEVVLDTANRVARFRVMGNLSEVLKEISDFRTSLATYLAIFGIGSILINAAVILFGLRPLDKVRQALADIREGRSSKLDASLPVEIAPLASEMNALIENNRRIVERSRTQVGNLAHSLKTPLSVLVNEARSMGGEHGRIVQEQSEAMQVQIQHYLQRARIAAQRGSVVFRTPVTPVLERMQRVTAKLNPAFSVNFRNELPNAVFAGEREDLEEIVGNLLENAGKWGRKRINIGLAPISGEQRQFEVLIEDDGPDLASDNIEAALKRGSRVDETKPGTGLGLAIVQDTVREYGGSLHLGKSAFGGLGVRIVLPLTED; encoded by the coding sequence GTGGCACTTGTGGTGGTGGCGACTTTCATCGGCTCACTTTATGGCGAAGCTGCGCGCAGCAATTTTGAACGCCTGTTGACCGCCCACCTGTTCAGTCTGGTCGGTGCCGTCAGCACGTCGGGCGAGGGCTCCTTGCAGGGGCGCCCGGAACTGGGCGAATTACGCTATTCCAGCCCGCTCTCCGGTTGGTACTGGTCCGTCGATCCCGTCACGCCGAACCTGACCGGAAAATTGCAATCGCCATCGCTGATAGGGCGCATCGTACCTGAAATGCCGGTCTCGCAGGCACCCTTTGACAGTTCCTTCATGCGTAGCTACACCTTGCCCGGCCTCAACGGCGAGGAGCTCTTCATCGTTGAAACCGAAGTGGTTCTGGATACTGCCAATCGCGTTGCGCGTTTTCGTGTCATGGGCAATCTCAGCGAGGTTCTGAAGGAGATATCCGATTTCAGAACCAGCCTCGCGACCTATCTGGCGATTTTCGGCATCGGCAGTATCCTCATCAATGCCGCTGTGATCCTGTTCGGCCTGCGTCCGCTCGACAAGGTGCGTCAAGCGCTGGCCGATATTCGCGAGGGACGTTCGTCCAAGCTCGATGCGTCGCTGCCTGTCGAAATTGCGCCGCTCGCCAGTGAAATGAATGCGCTGATCGAAAACAATCGCCGTATTGTCGAACGGTCGCGAACGCAGGTCGGCAATCTCGCCCATTCTCTCAAAACCCCGCTTTCCGTGCTGGTCAATGAAGCACGGAGCATGGGTGGTGAACATGGACGCATTGTTCAGGAACAGAGCGAGGCGATGCAGGTGCAGATACAGCACTATCTGCAGCGCGCGCGCATTGCCGCGCAGCGTGGCAGTGTGGTGTTCCGTACACCTGTGACGCCGGTTCTCGAACGCATGCAGCGCGTCACGGCGAAACTCAATCCGGCTTTCAGCGTTAACTTCAGGAATGAACTGCCCAATGCGGTCTTTGCTGGCGAAAGGGAAGATCTGGAAGAGATCGTCGGGAATCTGCTGGAGAATGCGGGCAAATGGGGCCGCAAACGTATCAATATCGGGCTTGCCCCTATTTCTGGGGAGCAACGGCAGTTTGAAGTCCTGATAGAAGATGACGGTCCAGATCTGGCATCAGACAATATCGAGGCAGCGCTGAAGCGCGGCAGCCGCGTCGATGAAACAAAACCGGGAACGGGGCTTGGGCTGGCAATCGTGCAGGATACCGTTCGCGAATATGGCGGCAGCCTGCATCTGGGCAAGAGTGCGTTTGGTGGATTGGGTGTTCGGATCGTGTTGCCGCTGACGGAAGATTGA
- a CDS encoding DUF6107 family protein gives MIDLKDAIFTSEVTWIWFAKMAGAMAGSFMSLAYMAPRGKREAAIRFAVGVICGIVFGGAAGVKISEVLVLGGLLGREELMLIGSAVTSLAAWSVLGVFQHLSERLKHAPIPGLLPEEKETMTNPDDG, from the coding sequence ATGATTGACCTTAAGGATGCAATATTTACCTCTGAGGTTACGTGGATCTGGTTCGCCAAGATGGCGGGTGCAATGGCAGGCTCTTTTATGTCGCTCGCCTATATGGCTCCGCGAGGAAAGCGAGAAGCTGCGATCCGTTTCGCGGTCGGCGTGATCTGTGGCATTGTTTTCGGTGGCGCAGCAGGCGTCAAGATTTCAGAAGTATTGGTTCTTGGAGGATTGCTTGGCCGGGAGGAACTGATGTTGATAGGATCCGCGGTTACAAGCTTGGCGGCGTGGTCGGTTCTCGGGGTTTTTCAGCATTTGTCCGAACGACTGAAACATGCGCCTATACCCGGGCTACTTCCTGAAGAAAAAGAAACGATGACGAATCCTGACGATGGATGA
- a CDS encoding transglycosylase domain-containing protein, producing the protein MPKSVFMRKTADKDPESEKRKPFRASRLIGLDAWIDSTLYSLRYNLGEWWENITIFSRRFRVRGFRRFVVEVLDEGFTLGVGGAVLMLVLALPAFEETKKDWRAQDDYAVTFLDRYGNEIGQRGILHRQAVPIDELPDHVIKAVLGTEDRRFFDHYGIDFWGLTRALSQNMRANGVVQGGSTITQQLAKNLFLSNERTIERKIKEAFLALWLESNLSKKEILQLYLDRAYMGGGTFGIAAASEFYFGKSVKDVSLAQAAMLAGLFKAPAKFAPHVNLPAARARANVVLSNMVESGFLSDGQVAVARRHPASVIDRAKNESPDYFLDWAFEEVKKVAAKIPQHTLIVRTTLDRNLQKAAEESLEYHLRQFGKDYNAAEAATVVIANDGSVRALVGGRDYGESQFNRATKALRQAGSSFKPYVYAAAMEKGLTPSTIVSDGPISWGNWSPRNYGRSFAGRVDLTTALVRSLNSVPVRLARDYLTTAPIVALTKAMGVESPISSHKTMVLGTSEMTVMDQATGFNVFPNAGMAGNRHAFTQIVSSEGKVLWDFGRDAPKPHRALSEKAALEMNSMLVQVPERGTGRRAALPMTRVGGKTGTTQNYRDAWFVGFTGNFTAAVWFGNDNFTPMKDLTGGILPAMAWQRMMAYAHQNIELKPIPGVTPPFPAPPKKSEPQVANAKPEETMAAPPRILSPMSTKVIKELHDRFLAAPPLPKIAERTKISVL; encoded by the coding sequence ATGCCGAAGTCAGTGTTCATGCGTAAAACGGCAGATAAAGACCCCGAAAGCGAGAAGCGCAAACCCTTCAGGGCGTCGCGCCTGATCGGGCTTGACGCATGGATCGATTCCACTCTCTACAGCCTGCGCTACAATCTCGGCGAGTGGTGGGAAAATATCACCATTTTCTCACGGCGTTTTCGCGTGCGCGGCTTCCGGCGTTTCGTGGTCGAAGTTCTCGATGAAGGGTTTACGCTCGGCGTTGGCGGTGCGGTGTTGATGCTCGTCCTCGCCCTGCCTGCCTTCGAGGAAACCAAGAAGGATTGGCGCGCGCAGGACGATTATGCCGTTACCTTCCTCGATCGCTACGGCAATGAAATCGGCCAGCGCGGCATTCTGCATCGTCAGGCCGTGCCCATCGACGAATTGCCGGATCACGTCATCAAGGCTGTGCTCGGCACCGAGGACCGGCGCTTCTTCGACCACTACGGCATTGATTTCTGGGGCCTGACTCGCGCACTCAGCCAGAACATGCGCGCCAATGGTGTCGTGCAAGGCGGCTCGACCATCACGCAGCAGCTTGCCAAGAACCTTTTTCTCTCCAACGAGCGCACCATCGAACGCAAGATCAAGGAAGCCTTCCTCGCGCTCTGGCTGGAAAGCAATCTCAGCAAGAAGGAAATCCTGCAGCTTTACCTCGACCGCGCCTATATGGGCGGAGGAACCTTCGGTATTGCTGCCGCTTCGGAATTCTATTTCGGCAAAAGCGTGAAGGATGTCTCGCTGGCACAAGCCGCGATGCTGGCCGGCCTTTTCAAGGCGCCCGCCAAGTTTGCGCCGCATGTCAATCTGCCCGCAGCGCGTGCGCGTGCCAATGTCGTGCTTTCCAACATGGTTGAAAGCGGCTTCCTGAGCGACGGACAAGTGGCCGTTGCACGCCGTCATCCGGCAAGCGTCATCGACCGCGCCAAGAATGAGAGCCCGGATTACTTCCTCGACTGGGCTTTCGAGGAGGTGAAAAAGGTCGCCGCCAAAATTCCACAGCACACATTGATCGTGCGCACGACGCTCGACCGCAACCTGCAGAAGGCGGCAGAGGAATCACTGGAGTATCATCTGCGCCAGTTCGGCAAGGATTATAATGCTGCAGAAGCTGCGACCGTGGTCATTGCCAATGACGGGTCTGTCCGTGCGCTTGTTGGCGGGCGGGACTACGGCGAAAGCCAGTTCAACCGCGCCACCAAGGCATTGCGGCAGGCCGGTTCGTCCTTCAAGCCCTATGTCTACGCGGCAGCGATGGAAAAGGGCCTGACGCCCAGCACCATCGTTTCGGATGGTCCGATCAGCTGGGGTAACTGGTCGCCTCGTAATTACGGCCGCAGTTTTGCCGGTCGTGTGGACCTGACGACCGCACTTGTCCGTTCATTGAACAGCGTACCGGTGCGGCTGGCGCGCGATTATCTGACCACAGCCCCCATCGTAGCCCTCACCAAGGCGATGGGCGTGGAATCGCCGATCTCGTCACACAAGACCATGGTGCTCGGCACATCGGAAATGACGGTGATGGATCAGGCCACCGGCTTCAACGTGTTTCCGAATGCGGGCATGGCCGGTAACCGTCATGCATTTACGCAGATCGTTTCGTCGGAAGGCAAGGTTTTGTGGGACTTTGGTCGCGATGCACCGAAGCCGCACAGGGCGCTGTCGGAAAAGGCCGCACTCGAAATGAATTCCATGCTGGTGCAGGTGCCCGAACGCGGCACCGGACGCCGGGCGGCATTGCCGATGACGCGGGTGGGTGGCAAGACCGGCACGACACAGAACTATCGCGATGCATGGTTCGTCGGCTTCACCGGCAATTTCACGGCGGCTGTCTGGTTCGGCAATGATAATTTCACGCCGATGAAAGACCTGACCGGCGGCATCCTGCCAGCCATGGCCTGGCAGCGCATGATGGCCTATGCGCACCAGAATATCGAGTTGAAGCCAATACCCGGCGTTACTCCGCCTTTCCCGGCGCCGCCCAAGAAGAGCGAGCCGCAAGTGGCAAATGCCAAGCCGGAAGAAACCATGGCAGCACCGCCGCGCATACTCTCGCCCATGTCGACAAAAGTTATCAAAGAACTGCATGACCGCTTCCTTGCGGCTCCGCCTCTGCCTAAGATCGCCGAACGCACGAAAATATCGGTACTCTGA
- the ccmI gene encoding c-type cytochrome biogenesis protein CcmI, with protein sequence MGFWLIAALLTLAATLAVLLPLTRRKQAFLPAEKNDLEVYRDQLREVEADAARGMIDPQSAEQARIEISRRILNAEKSGKEAAEAAGKAVPGRMLAFIAVLAVPLIAWGIYPLFGKPDMPSMPLAERLSASANRGSVDELVARAEAHLAQNPGDVRGWDVLAPIYLRLGRAADAVNAYRSSIRIAGENFPRVLGLGEALATASGGTVTAEAEGFFKKAADLEPNDVRPQFYLAQGEMQDGRMDIAANRLQAFLDKAPADAPWRGQIEQAIARLRNPASNGAKQPKGPTADDVDAASSLSPEDRQAMIEGMVQRLDESLRQNSGDVEGWKRLVRSYMILNRRDAALDALNRGMTALQGESRTNLQSFAAGLGLETGNAQK encoded by the coding sequence ATGGGATTCTGGCTTATTGCAGCATTACTGACATTGGCAGCCACTCTGGCTGTTTTGTTGCCTCTCACGCGGCGCAAGCAGGCATTCTTGCCCGCTGAAAAGAACGATCTTGAGGTCTATCGGGATCAGTTGCGCGAGGTCGAAGCCGACGCTGCACGCGGCATGATCGACCCGCAGAGCGCCGAACAGGCACGCATCGAAATCTCGCGTCGCATTTTGAATGCTGAAAAGTCCGGCAAGGAAGCTGCGGAAGCCGCGGGCAAGGCAGTGCCGGGCCGGATGCTGGCTTTCATCGCCGTGCTTGCAGTGCCGCTGATCGCCTGGGGCATCTATCCGCTTTTCGGCAAACCGGACATGCCTTCCATGCCGCTCGCCGAACGGCTTTCGGCCAGTGCGAATCGCGGCTCTGTCGATGAACTGGTAGCGCGTGCCGAAGCGCATCTGGCGCAAAATCCGGGCGATGTGCGTGGATGGGACGTGCTGGCGCCGATCTATCTGCGGCTTGGTCGCGCCGCTGATGCCGTCAATGCCTATCGCAGCTCCATTCGCATCGCCGGTGAGAATTTCCCACGCGTTTTGGGATTGGGTGAAGCACTGGCAACCGCTTCGGGCGGCACCGTGACCGCCGAGGCTGAAGGCTTTTTCAAGAAAGCTGCCGATCTCGAACCGAATGATGTTCGCCCGCAGTTCTACCTCGCACAGGGCGAGATGCAGGACGGTCGTATGGATATAGCCGCCAATCGCCTGCAGGCGTTCCTCGACAAGGCGCCGGCCGATGCGCCGTGGCGCGGTCAGATCGAACAGGCTATCGCCCGGCTTCGTAACCCTGCTTCCAACGGTGCAAAGCAGCCGAAAGGGCCGACAGCGGATGATGTCGATGCCGCTTCGTCGCTCAGCCCGGAGGACCGGCAGGCGATGATCGAAGGCATGGTTCAACGTCTTGATGAAAGTCTTCGCCAGAATAGTGGGGATGTCGAAGGCTGGAAGCGTCTCGTGCGCTCCTATATGATCCTCAACCGTCGCGATGCAGCGCTGGACGCTCTCAATCGCGGCATGACAGCCCTTCAGGGCGAAAGCCGGACGAACTTGCAGAGTTTCGCAGCCGGTCTTGGACTGGAGACAGGGAACGCACAAAAATGA
- a CDS encoding membrane protein translates to MMMVSRFSHPVSVASMMLAVALALSACGTTGKGTGLASLGGGSTEQKPETSLLTSLGNGLLGSAANQLNAADRKKALEAEYRALEYSPAGKAVSWSGSGSNSGDVTAAQPYQVGSQNCRQYSHSFNIGGSQQTSRGTACRNPDGSWTPLT, encoded by the coding sequence ATGATGATGGTATCCAGGTTTTCTCACCCAGTTTCAGTCGCTTCGATGATGCTTGCCGTGGCGCTCGCATTGTCAGCCTGTGGCACGACCGGCAAGGGCACTGGTCTTGCTTCGCTGGGCGGTGGTTCTACGGAACAGAAGCCCGAAACCAGCCTGTTGACGTCTCTTGGAAACGGTCTCCTTGGCAGCGCCGCAAATCAGCTGAACGCAGCCGACCGCAAGAAGGCCCTTGAGGCTGAATATCGTGCGCTTGAATATTCACCGGCAGGTAAGGCCGTATCCTGGAGCGGGAGCGGGTCGAATTCCGGCGACGTGACGGCGGCGCAGCCTTATCAGGTCGGCTCTCAGAATTGCCGCCAGTATTCGCACAGCTTCAACATCGGCGGGTCGCAGCAGACTTCCCGTGGAACAGCATGTCGCAATCCAGACGGCAGCTGGACTCCTCTGACGTAA
- the ccmE gene encoding cytochrome c maturation protein CcmE has protein sequence MSATAEDNARGAKPAGNFARTVSQRKRKRLFLIGGALAVLAVAVGLMLMAFSQDIRFFRTPADLTEQDMASGSRFRLGGLVEEGSVSREGSELRFTVTDTIKTVKVVFEGIPPDLFREGQGVVAEGRFGDDGVFRADNVLAKHDENYVPKDLADSLKEKGVWEGK, from the coding sequence ATGAGCGCGACCGCAGAAGACAACGCACGTGGTGCCAAACCGGCGGGTAATTTTGCCCGAACCGTCAGCCAAAGAAAGCGCAAGCGCCTGTTCCTGATCGGCGGCGCACTGGCGGTTCTGGCCGTAGCGGTTGGATTGATGCTGATGGCCTTTAGTCAGGACATTCGCTTCTTCCGTACACCTGCCGACCTGACGGAACAGGATATGGCCTCCGGCTCGCGGTTCCGTCTCGGTGGCCTCGTCGAGGAAGGGTCCGTCAGCCGCGAGGGCAGCGAGCTGCGCTTTACAGTGACCGATACGATCAAGACCGTGAAGGTCGTGTTCGAGGGTATTCCGCCCGATCTCTTCCGCGAAGGACAGGGCGTTGTCGCCGAAGGGCGCTTCGGAGACGATGGCGTGTTCCGCGCCGATAATGTGCTGGCGAAGCACGATGAGAATTACGTTCCCAAGGACCTTGCCGACAGCCTGAAGGAAAAGGGCGTCTGGGAAGGCAAATAA
- a CDS encoding response regulator transcription factor, producing the protein MRILIVEDDKDLNRQLSEAMAAAGYVVDRAYDGEEGHYLGDTEPYDAVVLDIGLPRMDGISVVERWRRSGRTMPVLMLTARDRWSDKVAGIDAGADDYVAKPFHIEEVLARLRALIRRAAGHASSELVCGPLYLDTKTSKASVNGVALKLTSHEYRLLSYLMHHMDEVVSRTELIEHLYDQDFDRDSNTIEVFVGRLRKKMGVDLIETVRGMGYRIRSEEGGDETKGDDS; encoded by the coding sequence TTGCGTATCCTGATCGTTGAAGACGACAAGGACCTGAACCGGCAGCTTTCCGAAGCAATGGCTGCTGCCGGTTATGTGGTCGACCGTGCCTATGACGGCGAGGAAGGGCATTATCTCGGCGATACGGAGCCCTATGATGCTGTGGTGCTCGACATCGGCCTGCCGCGTATGGATGGCATCAGCGTCGTGGAGCGTTGGCGGCGCAGCGGGCGTACAATGCCTGTTCTCATGCTTACGGCCCGCGATCGCTGGAGCGACAAGGTTGCCGGTATTGACGCCGGAGCCGACGATTATGTGGCCAAGCCCTTTCATATCGAGGAAGTGCTTGCGCGGTTGCGCGCGCTGATCCGCCGCGCTGCGGGACATGCTTCGTCGGAACTCGTCTGCGGGCCGCTCTATCTTGATACGAAAACGTCGAAGGCAAGTGTCAACGGCGTTGCGCTCAAGCTTACCTCGCACGAATATCGGCTTCTGTCCTATCTGATGCACCATATGGATGAGGTGGTCTCGCGTACTGAACTGATCGAACATCTCTACGATCAGGATTTTGACCGCGATTCCAATACGATTGAAGTCTTTGTCGGTCGCTTGCGCAAGAAAATGGGTGTCGACCTGATCGAGACCGTGCGCGGCATGGGCTATCGCATCCGCTCTGAAGAGGGCGGGGACGAAACGAAAGGCGATGACAGCTGA
- a CDS encoding DUF1254 domain-containing protein produces MARILHLVLLGIVGAAIVHIAVLFLVPFYSDKNAWSRIETGSEPYRFHRLDEKTGPVSDSDPLVQEATCRFDLADGPVHITTGANVPYWSLSIYAPNGDNLYSLNDSVSNERKLDLILADPIGMASLRSDGSQADARSILIEQNIGEGAAVLRVFVPDATWNTEVRRFFAEAECAPFEGL; encoded by the coding sequence GTGGCTAGAATTCTCCACCTCGTTCTCCTCGGCATCGTCGGTGCCGCGATTGTGCATATCGCAGTCCTTTTCCTCGTTCCTTTCTATTCCGACAAGAACGCCTGGTCGCGGATCGAAACCGGAAGCGAGCCATACCGTTTCCACAGGCTGGACGAAAAGACCGGCCCGGTCAGCGACAGCGACCCGCTGGTACAGGAAGCCACCTGTCGCTTCGATCTTGCCGATGGTCCCGTGCACATCACGACCGGGGCAAATGTGCCCTATTGGTCGCTCTCGATCTATGCGCCCAACGGAGACAATCTCTATAGCCTCAACGACAGCGTTTCCAACGAACGCAAGCTCGATCTGATCCTTGCCGATCCCATCGGCATGGCAAGTCTGCGCTCGGATGGTTCGCAAGCCGATGCACGTTCCATCCTGATTGAGCAGAATATCGGCGAAGGTGCCGCCGTGCTGCGCGTTTTCGTGCCTGACGCGACGTGGAACACGGAAGTGCGGCGCTTCTTTGCGGAGGCGGAATGCGCGCCGTTTGAAGGGCTCTAG
- a CDS encoding heme lyase CcmF/NrfE family subunit encodes MSVEIGHFALVLALALSIVQSIVPVVGAHRRDTQLMSVAAPTAIAVFALICLASAVLVHAYVVSDFSVLNVVENSHSQKPLLYKITGVWGNHEGSMLLWVFILTFFSALVAAFSGNLPETLRANVLAVQGWIGVAFLAFIVFTSNPFTRIFPAPMEGGDLNPILQDIGLAIHPPLLYLGYVGFSVCFSFAVAALLEGRLDAAWARWVRPWALVAWMFLTGGIAMGSYWAYYELGWGGWWFWDPVENASFMPWLVGTALLHSALVMEKRSALKIWTVLLAILTFSLSLLGTFLVRSGVLTSVHSFATDPGRGLFILAILAIFIGGSLSLFAFRVQSLTAGGIFHPISREGALVFNNLFLTTAAATVLIGTLYPLLLEVMTGDKISVGAPFFNMTFGPLMIPLLFAVPFGPLLAWKRGDLYGVSQRLMTAFALSLLAAAIVLWSTSAKSVLAACGTGLAVWLIFGSLTDLVLKSGIGKVSAGKAVARFKGLPRSVFGTALAHIGLGVTLLGIVSVTTFGTENVLIMRPGDTAKVQNYTLRFDGLRPLTGSNFTENRGTFTLLDSSSRSLGQIEPSKRFFPARQMPTTESGIKTLWFSQVYVALGDEPGDGSAVVRIWWKPDVTLIWYGALVMMVGALFSLADRRLRVGAPSRSRKSASKEAEATA; translated from the coding sequence ATGAGTGTCGAGATCGGCCATTTCGCTCTGGTTCTGGCACTGGCCCTGTCGATTGTCCAATCGATCGTGCCGGTGGTTGGTGCGCATCGCCGGGATACGCAGCTCATGTCAGTCGCGGCGCCGACGGCAATTGCAGTCTTCGCGTTGATCTGCCTTGCATCGGCGGTGCTTGTCCATGCCTATGTCGTGTCGGATTTCTCGGTCCTGAACGTGGTTGAGAACTCGCATTCGCAAAAGCCGCTCCTCTACAAAATCACGGGCGTCTGGGGCAATCACGAAGGCTCAATGCTGCTGTGGGTGTTCATTCTCACCTTTTTCAGTGCGCTGGTCGCTGCATTTTCTGGCAATCTGCCTGAAACATTGCGCGCCAATGTCCTTGCCGTGCAGGGCTGGATCGGTGTCGCATTTCTGGCATTCATTGTGTTCACCTCGAACCCGTTCACCCGCATTTTTCCGGCTCCGATGGAGGGCGGTGATCTCAATCCGATCCTTCAGGATATCGGTCTCGCGATCCATCCGCCGCTGCTCTATCTCGGCTATGTCGGTTTTTCGGTATGCTTTTCCTTTGCCGTAGCGGCACTGCTCGAGGGGCGTCTCGATGCTGCATGGGCGCGCTGGGTACGTCCGTGGGCCCTCGTGGCCTGGATGTTCCTGACTGGTGGCATCGCCATGGGTTCTTACTGGGCCTATTACGAGCTTGGCTGGGGCGGCTGGTGGTTCTGGGACCCGGTCGAAAACGCTTCGTTCATGCCGTGGCTGGTCGGCACCGCATTGCTTCATTCGGCTCTCGTGATGGAAAAACGCTCGGCGCTGAAAATCTGGACCGTGCTGCTTGCGATCCTCACTTTCTCGCTGTCGCTGCTTGGTACATTCCTTGTCCGCTCCGGTGTTCTGACCTCGGTTCACAGCTTCGCCACCGATCCGGGGCGCGGTCTTTTCATTCTGGCGATCCTTGCAATTTTCATTGGCGGATCGCTGTCGCTTTTCGCATTTCGCGTGCAGAGCCTGACGGCAGGCGGCATCTTCCACCCGATTTCGCGCGAAGGCGCGCTCGTCTTCAACAATCTGTTTCTGACGACCGCTGCCGCAACTGTGCTGATCGGTACGCTCTACCCGCTGCTGCTGGAAGTGATGACCGGCGACAAGATTTCCGTCGGCGCACCGTTCTTCAACATGACGTTCGGTCCGCTGATGATCCCGCTTCTTTTTGCGGTTCCCTTCGGCCCGCTGCTCGCCTGGAAACGCGGTGATCTTTACGGCGTGTCGCAGCGGCTGATGACAGCTTTCGCGCTCTCGCTTCTGGCTGCGGCGATCGTTCTGTGGAGCACATCGGCGAAATCGGTTCTCGCTGCCTGCGGTACCGGGCTTGCCGTATGGCTGATTTTCGGCAGCCTGACGGATCTTGTTCTCAAGTCTGGCATCGGCAAGGTATCCGCTGGCAAGGCAGTTGCGCGCTTCAAGGGTTTGCCACGTTCGGTCTTTGGCACGGCGCTCGCCCATATCGGGCTTGGCGTAACGCTGCTCGGTATTGTGAGCGTGACCACGTTTGGCACTGAGAATGTGTTGATCATGCGTCCGGGCGACACGGCCAAGGTGCAGAATTACACACTTCGCTTCGACGGCCTGCGCCCGCTGACCGGTTCGAATTTCACCGAAAACCGGGGCACTTTCACGCTGCTCGATTCCAGCTCGCGCAGTCTCGGGCAGATTGAGCCGTCCAAGCGCTTTTTCCCAGCACGCCAGATGCCAACAACTGAATCGGGCATCAAAACCCTGTGGTTCAGTCAGGTCTATGTCGCGCTTGGCGATGAACCGGGCGATGGATCAGCCGTCGTTCGCATCTGGTGGAAGCCTGACGTGACACTCATCTGGTATGGCGCTCTCGTGATGATGGTGGGTGCGCTGTTTTCCCTTGCAGATCGTCGCCTGCGGGTTGGCGCACCTTCGCGCAGTCGCAAGTCTGCGTCGAAAGAAGCGGAGGCCACAGCATGA